The Caldilineales bacterium genome includes the window CCCGCTTGTCGAACTTCCGCGCAATGACAGACAAGGTGAATTCGTACCTCCAACCAAGGTTTATCCGCATGATAGCCTTAATGGTGGTTTTTGGCTTGTTGGGGGCGATTACGTGTTCATCGCTGTTTCGTATTGGCGGCGCCAGGATCCCGGAGTCTCAAGTAATTAGTAGCTCGGCTGACCTTTGTATTGGCTTCGCTGGCAGTGCCGGCTCGGCTGAGAATGTCTGTATGTTTACATATCGTTGTTCTAACCCATCAAAGCCCGAGAATTGCCAATCTCCGGCTGTGATTGCTACCACTTGGACAATGGAATGTCCAGTAATCAGGTTGAAAGACAAAGATAGAGATGGTTTTCGTGAGGTGTATGTTACTCAGGATCGCCTATGTAAGGAGTTTGCGCATCCCTGGCAACCGGATGAACGGATTCTCAATTTCGTGATCAGTCCGGAAGGCTCATTTGTCAATACCAACTAGCAGCCTGTCGGAAAAGTCGGCTGGACACGGATAAACACGGAAGAACACGGATTGGAGCGATGATTTTGTGTTGAGAATCCGTGTGAATCGGCCTCGATCCGTGTCCCAACTATCCTGGAAGCGACTTCGTCGACAACCAACTAGCAGCCTGTCGGAAAAGTCGGCTGGACACGGATAAACACGGAAGAACACGGATTGGAGCGATGATTTTGTGTCGAGAATCCGTGTGAATCGGCCTCGATCCGTGTCCCAACTATCCTGGAAGCGACTTCGTCGACAACCTGCTAGGGGAGAAAGAGGGAAACACATGGGATCAAACACCACAAAGATGATACAAATGCTTTGTAGTAACGATTATGCGTCCAGCACCCCGGTTTTTCCCGCCCAAAGAGGACCCCAATCACCACGATGCAGGTTTTGCAAATGTGCCTTCAGAGTCGGTTAGCGAAGTTGGGAACAGGCTTTTGGATAACGCGCCTTTCCGAATGTTCTTGATGAAATCTGCGTTAGCAATCAGCGCTTTACTGGGGTGTTTTTGTGGATTAAGTATGCCGATCTTTTTTCCCAGTTCTTTCTTGACAAATTGAATGGGCAAGAGCAAATCGGAGTCATTGGAGATAATCACGGCAACATCGTAGGCGTTTTTGTACCCGTCGCTCAGAAGATGGAGAGCGAGGTTCACATCGGATCCCTTCTCTTCAGTCTTGATTACCCTGACGTAGCCGGTTTGGGGTGGGGCAAGAGGCATCATGATCTCATGGGTTAAGAAATGACCATAGATGATTTGAATGTCGGCTATCGTCTGTAAGGCTCGCAAGTAGATTTGTTGACGGGTTAATTGGCCGGGATTGTTCGGGCGTGGATTCACGAGAGCAGTGAAATACTTTATCTGTCCAACAGTGTCCTGTGGCAGCATGACCTGGCACAGTCTGGCAATGTCCAACCAGCGATAAGGCGTGCTTTTCAACGCCCCGTAATAAAGGTTGAAGCCGTCAACGTAGACGTTCGTTTTCAAGAAGACCTCCTGGAAACACAGAAGCCGTCCCTGCGGACGGCTTCGCACCCCTTCGCCGAAGCTAACGGGGGGGATATGTACACAGTATAATTTGACAAGCGCGCAAGCGCAAATCTCGCCTACGCGCGAACATCTGTCTGACAACATCTCCAACCGGCCGGGAATGATCTGCGTTTCGCCGCTGACACTGATCGCTAGACGCGCAAAACCAACAGCGCCGGTCACCCATCATGACAAGCCTCGACTGACCCTGGATGCCTGAGACCCGACGGCCACGGTTGCTTCATGGTCATACCTTTGGCAGGGCTTGCCCCCGCATCCCAGTCGTGATACGCTGATCGCAGGCATCACCATACCAACCTGTTCGAGCAATCAGCTGCGCGGCCCAGCCGCCCACCCACCATGTCCACCCGCACCACCAACC containing:
- a CDS encoding NYN domain-containing protein, with protein sequence MKTNVYVDGFNLYYGALKSTPYRWLDIARLCQVMLPQDTVGQIKYFTALVNPRPNNPGQLTRQQIYLRALQTIADIQIIYGHFLTHEIMMPLAPPQTGYVRVIKTEEKGSDVNLALHLLSDGYKNAYDVAVIISNDSDLLLPIQFVKKELGKKIGILNPQKHPSKALIANADFIKNIRKGALSKSLFPTSLTDSEGTFAKPASW